ggaaccccaagcctggaatcttcctgctagaaactggccagagttttgcctgattcctgagggattttgaggaCTACTGTGCAAGtaaatataccgcaggaagctctggccaGTGGACCGTTGAGCTGGAAAGATTCCTCTCATATCccagttgctcttttttctgtcctttagtgttaatcccatcattattcattccatagctctttgagttgtaactagcttgatGTTcgaatgctttagtaaggctccataaatgatactagtaggaccatctgattaaatcattttctttttagatgaaagtgccattttacttttcataacctctttTAGTTAACCAAAATCTCTTTATCCCATGCTTATAATCAGTTCAATTGTCCTGGGGAAagactgtctgtcctaagtacagatATTCATTaaacagtctctagaggttcgtccttaacccCCATTTGGTGCTTCTCttaattttcattgatcattatcattgtttagctcatattcattttcagtcctacatttctgctttctctgttcaaatcttctaaaATCTTCCAATTCtttccatgatttactaaatagaactatgtcacctgcaaatcttaagttgttaaggtattccaaatgatggtaattcctacattttcccaaatcttaattcttgaaaacttctaggcatgctgtgaataatctaggagagatagggtctccttgtcAAACTATTTTttacaattagaattttctcactatatgtacttTTAGGATGACTGTACTACCCGAATCTTAAAGTATTCTAAGATAAGTATTACCTACTCctcgtctttgaagagctttcattactgctaaagttttgacagaatccaaagcttttttacacatagtggtttgtcatttttaaacataaaacttacccgctggttatataagaatggctaaagtccctgacgccccggcagaactattcaaaactcgcggctatcgcagatatgccaggtgtacactagcgccctggtggactacaggtagaactaatccaaccacttcagattttctctgccggccatactggccagaacgttgaaaattcactcgctatttacattcaattggacggtttatttggtgatgtactgtctttttgtttttggctttcgctttagtaatttccttttcattttttcttgaaatctttattattttggggttatttagttgttttgacctttgttattgtttaattctctctcgtcacttttcaatatggccgacccctcccctgtatataggaagtgaGTAAGGGTTGTCACACTCGCCTTCCTAAGGGTTCTGTTGATCTGCAtacaatttgtgttaaatgtaggggaaaatcgtgttcttttggggatcggtgtgaagaatgttaTTTGTTAACTgaaagtcagtgggtagcttatgagcgttatactcagaaattagagagagataggattagatGTAGTTCTTCCCATTCTGTGGATTTACCTGTGTCTgatatcattaatcctattccttcccccgtagtggtagatcaagagccaaatgaacctacgatgagggagatgtccgcaattcaagctctcggtgtgagagTTGAATCTTTAGCGTCGGATAAAAAGCAAATtatgtcagaaattaatttacttaaaggtGGTCGTACTAGTGATCAATTGAGTGTTAAAAGTTCAacaaatgtgttcagtgttgtggagggtgcgcctgcgcgatcctgtcattcgcctagcctaagaccccTGTCAAGCTCCCgcacccaggggagaagttatgtcgtACAGCGAAAGagaacgagaggcttcatcaatcgcgcagacgttccctcgagtgatcctgctgccgtagctcaggtcgctcACCCTCGTCATAGAAAAGGTGAGATTAGTGCTTTGTCCCCTTCTTCAGATGAAGGGTCACGTGACGAGAGGTGGCGTCAAACCTCTAGACAgattaagaggaaagttcagtcagtggaacGGCGGCATGTTCCCTCTCCGcaacagccaggttgtagtcattgggatACACCTGAGCGTTTTCGGTTCCTTGACAAGTGTTCGCCTGCGAAGTGCTCGAATGTGGGTTCCGATAGAGATAAAGTGATTCATTCAGTTAATACCTGGTTCGGGCGTGACGATTCATGCTCCGCCTCTCCCTTCAGATTGGGGCTCTTCTCCTGAAAGTGGTGAAAGGTTGGATAGTGATGAAGAGGGCGAATTCGCAGTAGAAAAGGCTGCGCGATTATCGCCTCAAGGTGAACCAAAGTGGTCTACGTTGTTGGAcatgaaacagcagctctcgtcgatgatgcagtcttatcgacCGGCTATTGGCAGTGCGGCTGGGCATCACTCTTCTGTgatagacccgttgtcgcacaggcggcctgttgtctctgagaTTGACGTGATATcccacaggcggtctcccagtttcactgctCAGCGGCGGGTTGaagtagatttgtctcggcagagccCTGTTTCACAACATCTAGCAAAAGCGCATACAGCTGATCATCAGTCCAAGCGTGACGACGCTCGCCAAATAGTGAAGCGGACGGCAAAGCGGCAGGATGGGAGCAGGCGCAAGGCGGAGCGTCAGCGGCAGCAACAAGCAGAACCTAAGCGGCAGCGTGACGAAGCTCAGCAGTTAATCAATGAAGCCGCGGAGCGTCAGCAGCAGGCAGGCGCCAAGTGTCAGCGTGACGACTCACGCCAGTCGAGTCATGGAATGGCGGAGCGTCAGCGCGAGCATCGCGTGAGCGCGGCGCACCAGGACGCAGCGGAGTGTCAATGCCAGCTAGATTCTCCCCATAGTAAAACCAATCATGACAGCAAATGCAAggcgagtggctgtcaattggatgtgaatatggaacaacgcaagcgcgcccatgttgCCACTCACGCGCCTGCACAGGAAGGTCAAGGTTATGATCAAAACACAGCTCCAATCACTGATTTGTTGGAGGAAGATCCGGATGAGATTCTGTCTCAGGAGGAACAATTGGATGATATcttggagggagaagaggagaaaccacctcaacattcggtggacctcaagAAGCTAATGCTAGTCTTCACGGAAttaattccagacaattttacgcCTGTTGCTCCGCGATCTCCTCCTTCTGAATTTATCTTTGGTAAAGCAGCAAAGAcatccttttatacaaaaatggttctttccagctcttctaagagagcattgaaattaatgggagcatggTTGGATTCAAAGAAAGCTCTGGGCAAGACATGCTTCGTGTTTCCACCAGCCAAGttagcttctaagtcgagcgtttGCTATGAGACGGGGgaagtcttgggtttgggagttccggcgtctgcgcagggcgacttctcaaacctggtggactctTCCTGTCCCCTGGCAATGAGGAAGACTTAAGTTTGGTGGTCAgtgtcggagtttgaccatctcttgaaaggattgTTCAGGGCTTTTGAGGTGTTTAATTTGCTTGACttgtcactgggagccttaagcagaaaagTAACAAGAAATGAAGGACACAGATACGAGTAATCTTGACCAgcttatgtcctgtatggacaaggcaatTAGAGATGGTTTTAACGAGCTGGCTGCTCT
The DNA window shown above is from Palaemon carinicauda isolate YSFRI2023 chromosome 37, ASM3689809v2, whole genome shotgun sequence and carries:
- the LOC137629231 gene encoding trichohyalin-like; translation: MTADEINNLIDCHSNPLTEEDLQEMTKSASEEEDESASDEGDEAEEGGLTLHNLQDLFNVAKDLQKRAKEMDDNRIAANIKSRDDIFGQSGQCPAPSVAALVDQEPNEPTMREMSAIQALGVRVESLASDKKQIMSEINLLKGGRTSDQLSVKSSTNVFSVVEDWGSSPESGERLDSDEEGEFAVEKAARLSPQGEPKWSTLLDMKQQLSSMMQSYRPAIGSAAGHHSSVIDPLSHRRPVVSEIDVISHRRSPSFTAQRRVEVDLSRQSPVSQHLAKAHTADHQSKRDDARQIVKRTAKRQDGSRRKAERQRQQQAEPKRQRDEAQQLINEAAERQQQAGAKCQRDDSRQSSHGMAERQREHRVSAAHQDAAECQCQLDSPHSKTNHDSKCKASGCQLDVNMEQRKRAHVATHAPAQEGQGYDQNTAPITDLLEEDPDEILSQEEQLDDILEGEEEKPPQHSVDLKKLMLVFTELIPDNFTPVAPRSPPSEFIFGKAAKTSFYTKMVLSSSSKRALKLMGAWLDSKKALGKTCFVFPPAKLASKSSVCYETGEVLGLGVPASAQGDFSNLVDSSCPLAMRKT